The Hyalangium minutum genomic sequence TCACCGAGGAAGTGGCCGCCCTGGTGGGCAAGGCCGCCACGGCGGACGGCGGCGCGCGCATCCGCTTCCTCACCGAGCCCAACGGCTCGCCGCTGACGGGCCACCTGCGCAGCCGCCTCCAGCAGAAGCTGCCCAACGCTCGCTTCTACACCCACACCACCATCGCCCAGGACCCGGCCAGCGAGGCCTCCCAGGCGGTGTTCGGGCAGGCACTGACGGCGCAGTACGACTTCTCCCAGGCGGACGTCATCCTCTCGCTGGATGCGGACTTCCTGGAGAGCCGCCCGTCCAACCTGGCCTATGCGCGCCAGTTCGCGCACCGGCGCGACCCGAAGATGGGCCCCGTCAGCCGCCTCTATGTGGCGGAGACGCGCTACTCCATCACCGGCGGCATGGCGGACCACCGCCTGCGCGTGCGCTCCGCGGACGTGCTCGGCGTGGCGGCCGCCATCGCTCAGGCCGTGGGTGGCCAGGCCTCCGGGCTCGCCTCGGCCGCAGCCTCCAAGAGTGCCGCTCCGGCTCACGGCGAGAAGTGGATCGCCGCGGTGGCGGGCGACCTGCGCAACACCGCCGGCCGCTGCGTGGTGGTCGCCGGTGAGCGTCAGCCCGCCGCGGTGCACGCCCTGGCCCACGCCCTCAACGTGGCGCTCGGCAACGTGGGCAAGACGGTGCGCTACCTGCCCGTCGCCACCGAGAGCTCGGGCGCGGCAGGCATCCGCGAGCTGGTGGCGGACCTCAAGGGCGGCAAGGCCGACACCCTGGTCATCACCTCGTGGAACCCGGTGTACGCGCTGCCGGCCGACTCGGGCCTGGCGGAGCTGCTGGATCCGGCGAAGAACACGGACCGCGCCAAGCTGAACGTCATCTACACCTCGCTCTTCGAGGACGAGACGTCGGCGCTGGTGGACTGGTTCATCCCCGCCGCGCACCAGCTCGAGACGTGGAGCGATGGCCGCTCGTTCGACGGCACCGTCTCCATCGCCCAGCCGCTCATCCAGCCGCTCTTCAACGGCGTGCCGGAGTCCGAGCTGCTGGCCATGTTCCTGGACGAGCCCTTCCGTCCGGCCTACCAGCTGCTGCGCGACTTCTGGCGCGGCCAGGCCGCCGGTGTGGCGGACTTCGAGTCTCACTGGGAGACGCTCGTCTCCGTGGGCATCGTGCCGAACAGCACGTCCGCTCCGGTGAACGTGACGGCCAACCTGGACGGCGCCGCGGGCCTCATCAACACCTACCAGGCTCCGCAGTCGGCCGCCGGCCAGTACGAGATCAACTTCGTCCCGGACTACAAGGTCTACGACGGGCGCTTCGCCAACATCCCCTGGCTGCAGGAGCTGCCGGACCCCATCACCAAGCTGGTGTGGGACAACCCGCTGCTCATCAGCCCGAAGACGGCCGAGGAGCTCAAGGTCGAGCGCGGCGACGTGCTCGAGATCTCCTACGGTGGCCGCACGCTGCGGGCCCCGGTGTGGGTCGAGCCGGGCCACGCGGACGGCGCGGTGACGCTGCCGCTGGGCTACGGCCGCGCGGGCCTCCACGAGACGACGGCGCAGGGCAAGGGCTACAACGCCAACGTGCTGCGCACGCTGGATGCGCCCTGGTTCGGCGGCGGCGCCACGCTCACCAAGACGCGTGAGACGTACAAGCTGGTCTCCACGCAGCAGCACTGGAGCACCGCGGGCCGCCCCATCGCGCTGGACTTCACCCTGGACGAGTGGAAGACGAAGTCCTCCCACTCCATCCAGAGCGCGCTGGCGCGCACGCAGGGCCCGGACCTGGACACGCCGGGCAACCGGCAGAACCTGATGCCCGCCTACAAGTACGACGAGGTCGAGTACAAGTGGGCCATGGCCATCGACCTGGCGCGCTGCACCGGCTGCGCCGCGTGCGTGGTGGCCTGCCAGGCGGAGAACAACATCCCGGTGGTGGGCAAGGACCAGGTCGCCCGCAGCCGTGAGATGCAGTGGCTGCGCATCGACCGGTACTTCACCGGCTCGGGCATCTTCGAGGGCGGCTACGAGAACCGCGCCTCGCCGGACGCCGAGCCGCAGATCATCATGCAGCCGGTGGCGTGCGTGCACTGCGAGAAGGCGCCGTGCGAGTACGTCTGCCCGGTGAACGCCACCGTCCACTCGGACGAGGGCCTCAACGACATGGTGTACAACCGCTGCGTCGGCACGCGGTACTGCTCCAACAACTGCCCCTACAAGGTCCGCCGCTTCAACTACCTGCACTACACCAAGGGCAAGCAGCCGACCGAGAAGATGGCGATGAACCCGGACGTCACGGTGCGCAACCGCGGCGTCATGGAGAAGTGCACCTACTGCGTGCAGCGCCTCGAGCGGGCCCGCATCACCGCCCGCGTCGAGCGCCGGAAGATCACCTTCGAGCAGAACGCCGGCGACGGCAAGCAGGGTGAGCTCCACACCGCCTGCCAGCAGGCGTGCCCCACGCAGGCCATCGCCTTCGGCTCGCTGAACGATCCGCAGGCGCGCGTCACCCAGCTGCACAAGGACGAGCGCCACTACAAGCTGTTGCAAGAGCTGGGAACCCAGCCTCGCACCGTGCACCTCGTACGGTTGCGCAACCCGAATCCCGCCCTGGCTCAAGCGCCCAAGGCGCATGAAGGAGAGCACTGACCATGGCCGAGACCGCTGCCGCAGGCGCCGTCACGCTCGATCCCCTCGAGCCTCGGCCCCTCGTTGCCCCCCACCACGACGACAAGTCGCTCAATGACACGCTGCTGGACTACGTCTGGCAGAAGCCCGGCAAGGGCTGGCTCATGCTGTTCGGCATCACGCTGACGGCACTGGGTGGCCTGGTGCTCGGCGTGTCCTACACGCTGGCCAAGGGCATCGGCGTGTGGGGCAACAACCAGCCGGTGGGCTGGGCGTTCGACATCATCAACTTCGTCTGGTGGGTCGGTATCGGCCACGCCGGTACGCTCATCTCCGCCATCCTCCTGCTCTTCCAGCAGAAGTGGCGCACGAGCATCAACCGCTTCGCCGAGGCGATGACGCTGTTCGCGGTCATGTGCGCGGGCCTCTTCCCGCTCTTGCACACCGGCCGCCCCTGGTTCGCCTTCTGGCTCTTCCCGTACCCCAGCACCCTGGGCGCGTGGCCGCAGTTCCGCTCGCCGCTGGTGTGGGACGTGTTCGCCATCTCCACGTACCTCACGGTGTCCGCGCTGTTCTGGTACATCGGCCTCATCCCGGACCTGGCCGCGCTGCGTGACTCGTCCAAGACGAAGCTCCAGCGCATCCTCTACGGCATGTTCAGCCTGGGCTGGCGTGGCTCGGGCCGTCACTGGCACCACTACAAGATCGGCTACCTGATCCTGGCGGGCATCTCCACCCCGCTGGTGCTCTCGGTGCACACGATCGTGTCCTTCGACTTCGCCGTGTCCGTGCTGCCCGGCTGGCACGCCACCATCTTCCCGCCCTACTTCGTCGCCGGCGCCGTGTTCTCCGGCTTCGCCATGGTGGTGACGCTCATGGTCCCGGCCCGCAAGTACATGGGCCTCCGGGACGTGATTACGGACCGCCACCTGGAGAACATGAACAAGGTCATCCTCGCCACCGGCCTCATCGTGTCCTACGGGTACATGATGGAGCACTTCGTGGCGTGGTACTCCCAGAGCCAGTACGAGATCTGGACCTTCTACGTGAACCGCGCGCGGGGCCCGTACGCCGGCGTGTACTGGCTGATGATTGCCTGCAACGTCATCACCCCGAACATCTTCTGGTTCAAGAAGGCGCGCACCAGCATCCCCATCATGTGGGTGGCCGCCATCCTGGTGAACGTCGGCATGTGGTGCGAGCGCTTCATCATCATCGTCACCTCGCTGCACCAGGACTTCCTGCCCTCCTCGTGGGACATCTACACGCCCACCTGGGTGGACTGGACCATCTACATCGGCACGCTGGGCCTGTTCGGCACGCTCTTCATGCTGTTCCTCAAGTTCGTCCCCGCGGTGGCCATCAGCGAGGTGAAGGAGCTGCAGCAGGAGCTCAAGCACGCCGCCGCGCACCACGGCCACCACGGTGTTGAGCAGGCCGCGGCTGGCACCCTTACCCACGGAGCCCACTAAGTCATGGACGCCCCTGTCCTCGATAGCTGGGTGCTGGCGGAGTTCGCCACGCCCGACGATCTGGTGAAGGCCACCAACGAGATGCGCCTGAAGGGTTTTCAGGGCATGGACACCTACTCCCCGTACCCGCTGCACGGCGGGTCCGAGGCGCTGGGCCTGCCCCCCTCGCGAGTGCCGTTCATCGCCCTGGGCGGCACCATCACCGGTGCCTTCACGGCGCTGGCCATGCAGACGTACATGAACACCATCGACTACCCGCTCAACGTGGGTGGCCGCCCGCTGCTGAGCCTGCCGGCGTGGATTCCCATCACGTTCGAGCTGGCGGTGCTCCTCACGGCCTTTGGCGTGTTCTTTGGCGTGCTGGGCCTGAGCCGGCTGCCGCAGCCGTACCACCCGGTCTTCGAGCACGAGGCGTTCCGCTCGGCCTCCACGCACGGCTACTGGCTGAGCGTGCCGAAGCTGGCGGGCGTCAATGTGGATGACGTGCAGACCCAGCTCCAGTCCCTGGGTGCCACCCAGGTGACGGTCGTTTCGGGAGAGAAGGAATGAGGAAGCTCATCCCCGCCGTCGGGCTCCTGGCCCTGACTGGCTGTGAAATCCCGTCCGAGTTCCTGCAGCGGATGGAAGTGCAGTCCAAGTACGAGTACTACGAGACGTCCGAGTTCTGGGCGGACGGCCGCGCCATGCGCACCCCGCCCGAGGGCACCATTCCTCGCGAGGCGAAGGTGGGCAACCCGGGAATGACTTCGGGCCGCGTCAACGGCGCGCTGGTGGCCACCATCCCGGTGCAGGTGGACAAGGCCCTGCTGCAGCTGGGCCAGAAGAAGTACTCCATCGTCTGCGCGCAGTGCCACGGCACGCTCGGCGACGGCAACAGCATCGTCGCGGAGAACATGGGCCTGCGCCTGCCGCCGAGCCTGCTCGAGCTGTCGGACCGGCCTGCCGGCCACTTCTACACCGCCATCAACGAGGGCTATGGCGTGATGCCCTCGTTCAGCGGCGAGCTGGACACCCAGGAGCGCTGGGCCGTGGTGGCCTACGTGCGCGCGCTCCAGGCCGCCCGCGGTACCCGCGCGGGTGGTGAGAACCTTCCTCAGGAGAACCGATGATTGCCGAAGTGCAGCGTTACAGCGGAACGCCCAGGCTGATGGTGCCGGCCTTCGGCCTCGGCGCTCTCGGGCTCGCGGCCACCGCCGCGGGGGCCTTCGTGGACCCGCGCGCCACCGCGCACAGCTACCTCATCGCCTTTGCCTACTGGGTGGGCATCGCCGTGGCCTCGCTCATCATGGTGGCCATCTTCCACACGGCCAAGGCCAAGTGGATGACGGTGCTGCGCCGGGCCATGGAGAGCATGGCTGTCTCCATCCCCATCTTCGTGGTGCTCTTCATCGGCGTGGCCCTGGGCCTCAAGCACCTGTACCCCTGGGTGCCGGGCTCGGAGCTGGCCAAGGAGTTCACCGAGGTGGAGCTGGGCCACCTGGGCCACAAGCAGCACGGCTACCTGAACACCCCCTTCTTCTTCATCCGCCAGGCCATCTACTTCGGCGTGTGGATCTTCGTCAGCCAGCGGCTGCACAGCTGGAGCACCCAGCAGGACGAGGGCGGCCAGCTGGAGCTCACCGTCAAGCAGCGCTTCCTGTCCCCGGGCTCCCTGCCCTTCCTTGCGCTCACCATTACTTTTGCTGCGTTCGACTGGATGATGAGCCTCACGCCGCTCTGGCAGTCGACGATCTACGGCGTGTATTACTTCGCCGGCAGCTTCCTGGCGGCCTTCTGCGTGCTGACGCTCGCGACGATCAACGCCCAGGGTGACAAGAACCTGTACGGCAACCTGGTGACCACGGCGCACTACCACAACCTGGGCAAGCTGATGCTGGCCTTCGTGTCCTTCTGGGCCTACATCGCCTTCTCCCAGTTCCTGCTCGTCTGGATCGCCAACCTCCCCGAGGAGGCGCCCTGGTACCATGTGCGCATCTTCGGCGGCTGGCAGAACCTGTCCGTGGCGCTGTTCTTCCTCCAGTTCCTGTTCCCGTTCGCCGTGCTGCTGTCGCGCAACTTCAAGCTGAAGCAGCGCAACCTGGCCGTCATGGCCGTGTACCTGCTCACCATCCACCTGGTGGACCTGTACTGGCTGGTGTGGCCGGCCTACAACGACCACGGCCCGAGCTTCCACTGGACGCTCATCACCGCCTTCGTGGGCGTGGGTGGCACCTCCGTGGGGTTCGCCCTCTTCCGCGCCCGCGGCAAGTACACCGTCCCCGTGAAGGACCCGTACATCGCTGACTCGCTGAGGTACGTGCAGCCATGAAGAAGACCCAGGTCGAGCAGGAGTCGCGCGTCATCGTCGGCGCGCACGGAGTGGCGGCCGAGGAGGACCACCTGGTCCTCGGCAAGGTCGTCCGCGTGGGCCTCATCTCGCTGTTCATCTTCGCGGTGGGCGCCGTGTGGGCCTGGCGGTTCCAGGTCTCCATCGAGCGCGAGCTGCAGCCGGACGGCCCTCCGCCCAAGCCGATGGCCATCGGCCAGTACGAGATTGGCATCGTCAACCAGCGCATGTTCGAGCAGGACTCGCACGCCGCGGAGAAGATCGCTTCTCAGCAGCAGGCGCTGAAGAACGGCTGGGGTGACAAGCCGGGCGTGGCCGCCCACCCGACGATCGAGCAGGCCATGGACCGCGTCATCGCGGACGCCCAGAAGCCGCCTCCGCCGCCCCCGGCTCCCGCGCCCCAGACGGCGCCCGCTCCGGCTCCCACTTCTCCCACCCCTCACAAGTAGGCTCGCTTCCGATGTCGATGTACTCCCCCCACCTCTTCTTTGGCTCGCGCGCCGGCTGGCGCCTGGGGCTTGCCGTGGCGGCGCTCGTGCTGGGCGCCTCGCTGCCGGCGTCCGCCCTGCCCGGAGGAGGCAAGACGCCCCAGGCCATCGTGAACGCGGACCAGCCTCCGCAGGTCCAGGGCGTGGACGTGGAGGAGCACCTCGGGGAGCCTGTGCCCCTGGCGGCCCGCTTCACGGATGAGACGGGCCGCGAGGTGACACTCGGCCAGCTGTTGCCCAAGGACAAACCGTCCCTGGTGACACTGGTGTATTACGAGTGCCCCATGCTCTGTAACCTCGTCATCAATGGCCAGGTGGCCGCCATGCGCGAGGTGGGGCTGGAGCTGGGCAAGGACTACGAGGCCATCACGGTGAGCATTGACCCCAAGGACACTCCGGCCCAGAGCGAGGCGCGGCGCCGCCGCCACCTGCAGGCCATGGGCAAGCCGGAGAGCGCTCCCTGGCACTTCCTCACGGGCACCGAGGAGAACATCCGCCTGCTCACCGAGGCCGTGGGCTTCAAGTACAAGTACGACGAGAGCACCAAGCAGTACGCCCACCCCGCGGTGGTGCATGTCATTACCCCGGAAGGCAGCGTGTCCCGCTACCTGTAC encodes the following:
- a CDS encoding TAT-variant-translocated molybdopterin oxidoreductase, with amino-acid sequence MNPKNASAPSQDTPASFALPVVSGQAAAAEAHDPSHPHDHDEVGAALDHAAQTGGSTENGYGKTYWRSLEERLGKPEYLETVGPEFPEGADLPPTGVARREFMQLIGASLALAGATACTTRPSDERMVPFTKTPPELTPGNPLHYASGMTFAGHTSGLLITAREGRPVKVEGNPQHPVNQGAAGVFEQAFLLSLYDPQRARVLRQGKAPRSVRTFTEEVAALVGKAATADGGARIRFLTEPNGSPLTGHLRSRLQQKLPNARFYTHTTIAQDPASEASQAVFGQALTAQYDFSQADVILSLDADFLESRPSNLAYARQFAHRRDPKMGPVSRLYVAETRYSITGGMADHRLRVRSADVLGVAAAIAQAVGGQASGLASAAASKSAAPAHGEKWIAAVAGDLRNTAGRCVVVAGERQPAAVHALAHALNVALGNVGKTVRYLPVATESSGAAGIRELVADLKGGKADTLVITSWNPVYALPADSGLAELLDPAKNTDRAKLNVIYTSLFEDETSALVDWFIPAAHQLETWSDGRSFDGTVSIAQPLIQPLFNGVPESELLAMFLDEPFRPAYQLLRDFWRGQAAGVADFESHWETLVSVGIVPNSTSAPVNVTANLDGAAGLINTYQAPQSAAGQYEINFVPDYKVYDGRFANIPWLQELPDPITKLVWDNPLLISPKTAEELKVERGDVLEISYGGRTLRAPVWVEPGHADGAVTLPLGYGRAGLHETTAQGKGYNANVLRTLDAPWFGGGATLTKTRETYKLVSTQQHWSTAGRPIALDFTLDEWKTKSSHSIQSALARTQGPDLDTPGNRQNLMPAYKYDEVEYKWAMAIDLARCTGCAACVVACQAENNIPVVGKDQVARSREMQWLRIDRYFTGSGIFEGGYENRASPDAEPQIIMQPVACVHCEKAPCEYVCPVNATVHSDEGLNDMVYNRCVGTRYCSNNCPYKVRRFNYLHYTKGKQPTEKMAMNPDVTVRNRGVMEKCTYCVQRLERARITARVERRKITFEQNAGDGKQGELHTACQQACPTQAIAFGSLNDPQARVTQLHKDERHYKLLQELGTQPRTVHLVRLRNPNPALAQAPKAHEGEH
- the nrfD gene encoding NrfD/PsrC family molybdoenzyme membrane anchor subunit, whose protein sequence is MAETAAAGAVTLDPLEPRPLVAPHHDDKSLNDTLLDYVWQKPGKGWLMLFGITLTALGGLVLGVSYTLAKGIGVWGNNQPVGWAFDIINFVWWVGIGHAGTLISAILLLFQQKWRTSINRFAEAMTLFAVMCAGLFPLLHTGRPWFAFWLFPYPSTLGAWPQFRSPLVWDVFAISTYLTVSALFWYIGLIPDLAALRDSSKTKLQRILYGMFSLGWRGSGRHWHHYKIGYLILAGISTPLVLSVHTIVSFDFAVSVLPGWHATIFPPYFVAGAVFSGFAMVVTLMVPARKYMGLRDVITDRHLENMNKVILATGLIVSYGYMMEHFVAWYSQSQYEIWTFYVNRARGPYAGVYWLMIACNVITPNIFWFKKARTSIPIMWVAAILVNVGMWCERFIIIVTSLHQDFLPSSWDIYTPTWVDWTIYIGTLGLFGTLFMLFLKFVPAVAISEVKELQQELKHAAAHHGHHGVEQAAAGTLTHGAH
- a CDS encoding DUF3341 domain-containing protein; the protein is MDAPVLDSWVLAEFATPDDLVKATNEMRLKGFQGMDTYSPYPLHGGSEALGLPPSRVPFIALGGTITGAFTALAMQTYMNTIDYPLNVGGRPLLSLPAWIPITFELAVLLTAFGVFFGVLGLSRLPQPYHPVFEHEAFRSASTHGYWLSVPKLAGVNVDDVQTQLQSLGATQVTVVSGEKE
- a CDS encoding c-type cytochrome, with the protein product MRKLIPAVGLLALTGCEIPSEFLQRMEVQSKYEYYETSEFWADGRAMRTPPEGTIPREAKVGNPGMTSGRVNGALVATIPVQVDKALLQLGQKKYSIVCAQCHGTLGDGNSIVAENMGLRLPPSLLELSDRPAGHFYTAINEGYGVMPSFSGELDTQERWAVVAYVRALQAARGTRAGGENLPQENR
- a CDS encoding SCO family protein, whose protein sequence is MYSPHLFFGSRAGWRLGLAVAALVLGASLPASALPGGGKTPQAIVNADQPPQVQGVDVEEHLGEPVPLAARFTDETGREVTLGQLLPKDKPSLVTLVYYECPMLCNLVINGQVAAMREVGLELGKDYEAITVSIDPKDTPAQSEARRRRHLQAMGKPESAPWHFLTGTEENIRLLTEAVGFKYKYDESTKQYAHPAVVHVITPEGSVSRYLYGTSFPAKDMKLALVEASSGRVGTSFDRVVLSCFKYDAAMRRYSFYVFGFIRTGALMVLTALSGMLIYFWRRELKKGAAA